The genomic region CAGAATGGGTTTCTCTGTCACCCAGTGCTCCGCAAAAGAAAGTCCGCATCGGCACAAACCTTGACCGGGAACTCTGCCAAAAGCTCATTACTTTCCTCCAAGATAAGCAAGCAGTTTTTGCTTGGTCTTATACCGACATGCTAGACATCTCCCCTAAAGTCATTACACACAAGCTCAATATCCTCAAAGACTATCCCCTTGTCAAACAAAAAAGGCGTGCCTGTAATATGGAGAAATATCGAGCCATCCAAGCTGAGGTTTAGCGGCTAAAAGAGATTAAGTTTATACGTGAGGTTTCCTACCCAACATGGGTCTCCAATGTAGTCATGGTCCCCAAGCCTAATGACAAGTGGCGAATGTGTGTTGACTACAATAACCTCAACAAAGCATGCCCCATGGATAGCTTCCCCTTGCCACGGATTGACCAGTTGGTTGATTCCACAACTGGCTACAAGATGCTTAGCTTTCTGGATGCCTATTCGGGATATAACTAAATCAAAATGCACCCCACGGATTAGGAACACACTACTTTTGTTACGGGGTCATGCCCTTTGGCCTCAAGAACGCGGGAGCAACATATCAGAGGCTAGTCAATGCCATGTTTGAAGAGGAAATTGGGGAAGTCATGGAAGTCTACGTGGATGACATGTTGGTCAAGAGCAAAACGAATGATGGCCACATTGCCAACTTAGACAAGGTTTTCACGAAACTTTTGGCTCATGGGATGCGCCTCAACCCACAAAAGTGTATCTTAGCTGTTGGTGGAGGAAATTTTTTGGGTTTCATGGTAAGTGAAAGAGGAATTGAAGCTAACCCAAAAAAAGTACAAACCATACTAGACATGACTGTCCCGACAACCCGGAACGAGGTCTAGTGCTTCACGGGACGCTTGGTAGCCTTGGCTCGTTTCATTTCCTGCCTCACAGACAAATGCAACCCATTCTTTCAATTGCTGAAATCCCAGTATAAAGAAAACGTCACGTGAGGCCCAGAACATGATGATGCCTTCAATAACATAAAAGCTTATCTTGCAGGAGTCCCTCTCCTCTCCAAGCCTATCCTAGGAGAAGTGCTTTACTTGTATTTGGTTGTTTCCGCCACGGCCATCAGCGCTGCTCTCACGCGACATGAACATAATAATGAGCTCCCTGTATATTACTATGGTAGAGGGTTTGCGGATCCCGAGACCCGCTACCCTAACATTGAGAAACTGGCCCTAGCTCTCATCACTACAGCACGGAAGCTCCGGCAATATTTTCAAGCTCACACAATCCATGTCCTAACCAATCATCCCTTGCGCCAAATACTACAAAAGCCTGAAACTTCAGGACGCATGGTCAAATGGGCAATTGAACTAGGAGAGTTTGACATACATTTCAAGCCAAGAACAGCAATAAAAGGACAGGCAGCTGCAGATTTCATTGCTGAGTTCATTCCCCTGGATCATGGCAACCCAAATGACGACGCCCCCCCCAGGGACTCTATCTGGGAACTCCATGTTGATGGATCCTCAAACAACAGGCTCAATGGAGCAAGAATAATCATCACAGACCTAGAGG from Fragaria vesca subsp. vesca linkage group LG3, FraVesHawaii_1.0, whole genome shotgun sequence harbors:
- the LOC101309919 gene encoding uncharacterized protein LOC101309919; its protein translation is MPFGLKNAGATYQRLVNAMFEEEIGEVMEVYVDDMLVKSKTNDGHIANLDKVFTKLLAHGMRLNPQKCILAVGGGNFLGVPLLSKPILGEVLYLYLVVSATAISAALTRHEHNNELPVYYYGRGFADPETRYPNIEKLALALITTARKLRQYFQAHTIHVLTNHPLRQILQKPETSGRMVKWAIELGEFDIHFKPRTAIKGQAAADFIAEFIPLDHGNPNDDAPPRDSIWELHVDGSSNNRLNGARIIITDLEGHSYEYALRFEFKESNNIAEYEALVAGIQLC